DNA sequence from the Pseudoliparis swirei isolate HS2019 ecotype Mariana Trench chromosome 6, NWPU_hadal_v1, whole genome shotgun sequence genome:
gtgagtctcacgctcaatgcgtgacacttgagagccctgtatatatGTTACGTTCTACTAGGTACTTGCTAATATACATGCAATTATCCTATTAAAACTTATGAGGGCGTAGTTTAAGCTCTCTGCCCTAAGCTTGAGCTGCTTCTGAGTCCAAACAAGTTCTATATATGTCCTTGGACTTCTCTACTAACTCCTGAACCTCATTCATACGTGGGTAAATTgtttgagtgtgcatgtgtgcgcatGTGGTTCATGTCAATGGGGGTCCCGGATGACATGACCCTCTAAAACTGCGTTTCTTTGTCCCTATCTGTCCAGTAAGCGCTGCAGCAGAACGTGCAGTTGTAGTGACTTTTGTTGTGCAGAGTTTGAGCTCCTGCATTCTGTGCAATACAGAAGTAGATTAGAAAACAATGTGAGCCATGTTTGTGTTTCACAGCAGATTTACATAGAAAGGAGGAATCTGATGACAGGAAGGATGTGTTTCTTAAACTCCTGGCTTCTGGGACGGGCTTGGTCTTTTGTTTGTGCTTTTTGTTGACAATGACGAAGCAGATTCAAAAGCTGCAGATGGGATGGCAAGCTTGATGCGGGTTAAGTGTGGCTGTTCAGACATATGAAATCCTTCAAAACTCCCCATTGGTACTTGTGATAGAGCAGGGTGAATACAGCTGTAACCTCTACAAGCCATAGAAATGGAACAGCTTTCGAACAGACATTGGCCTAATTCCAATGACCttgaaccctgaaccctcaggaACTTCACTTGACATCACCTGGTCAATGATTGAGTGTGAGAGGCTGTAAGGGCCAAAACTACGTAGCCTACATACAAatgagcagtggcggctggccaaTAGATCGCCTTGTGGAGCAGTAACATTAGGGAGCGTAGACAGAGTAAGTTAGTCAAATGTACCAACTGAATGCTTCACCCATACACACTTGTCACAGCATAGGAATGCACATCGCTCTGGCCAGATGACTGACAACGTTGTTTAAAACATGGTGGCATTTACAAGCTAGCTAATTCCTCCATGGCTAGTTGGCTCGCTTGCTAATTCCGGCTTTATTGCTGCACTGGTTACAGAAAATTAACCAAACAGTGGGCTGGTGGCCATGCGGCCTTACTCCACACCGCTACCTAGCTAACGTGCTAGCCACCCCGGCAAGTTCAAAACAttgaacattttcttttgtaggcTACTACTCAAATGTCCACAGAAAACAGTTCAACGTTTGTTCTACCTCTATTCCATTTCTACCGTTGAGAGATCTGGCCAGACAGTGTTACAGCTTGACAATAACAAGATATTTAGATCCCAACAGACGCACGCATTTTGAGAAAGTGGTGAGCCAACTGGCAGACATCTGCGAGGTGCAGGCGAACGACAAGAACTCTGCgccctcctctccctttctGCTGGGCACCATGACCACAGAGAGAATTCCAGGTCTGGCTGCtgcccggataataaacagGCAAGAGTACGACAGTAAGAATACAGACATGCACATTCTGGACaaatgggggggaaaagggtGTTTGGCGGTTGTGGTGGTTGTCATGGAGTGGGAGCGAGGCAAGGAGGACTGGTTCTTCTTTGGCAAGTCATCTATAGTTCACACACTGGCACACCGGTCAGTCTGTCCTGCTTCAAGCTTGTGTTTTCCCCtttgtttcatttcatttattcagTCGTGTTAAgtgcttcctgttttattttgttactCACCTCTCCTACCGTTTTATATAACTTCACTTCCTGCCTTTGTGTGCTTTTCCCGTCCACATGTCTTTGTTTGACAGCCGCTCCCTGATAACTTCCACCTGTTCCTGGTTATCTCATGTATTCATGCTGCGTTTCAGACATCTCGGAGGTCAGAATTTTCACAATTGAAACTTTCGACCATGCGttctccagatcatgacactaTCTGTGCATTTCAATACCTATTCCACTATACTATTTAGTGTATAGAAAACTATTTAGTCTGTCCCAGTATGTCAAATGTAGTATGCCAAAAATACCAGGTTTTCTCAGCACATACTTTCATTTTCATACTGGGGGACATTTTCAAACATGTCATCAACAAGAACATTTGCATTTACTGATGACTGTCCATGGCCGAAAAGAGTTTATCTCGggtggacacacacagcacacattcATTAATCTCTTTCTCCAGATCACGTATACTTCAGAGGCGTTTGAGGCTGGCCTGTTTCCACACGTTCTTTATGCAGATGCACCATCTGCACTGCTGTCTGCTCTGAAGCTGTAAGAACTGCAACACACCGGCGTGAATAGCGGGGCCTCTCTGTGTTTCACTGTGGCGAAAGTAAGCAAGCATGTAGTACACGATAATTGAATTAAATCAGCTACTCTAATACATATCTTAATTGAAATACTGTCTTTGTAGAAGTACACATTTTGTTGATGAGCAGCAGCTGTTAGATTTGATTCTCATGCCTCCACTGACTTGTGTACCCTCGATCCGATATCCAATTCATCGGAGCCACGAAGGTCGTGATTTTGTCAAGTTTTTATGGACTTTCCATTGACTTATTCATTTCCTGAAGACCCTAAACCTAAGCCTAACCATGACATGACCACTTTCAACCAAAATTATAACTTTTACCCTAACCTTAAACCGAGTCTTCACCCTAAAATGTAATGATTTATGTTATGGGGCTATACATGTTGTCTCCATAAGGCGAGTCCTCACAGTGTAACTGCGTCAACAGATTTATGTCCCTACAAGTCATGAAAGCACAGCCCACCAACACACATCCTCAGTCGGGGATTAAATGTGTTGCTATAGTGACAATAATAAAGACAGAATTTGATGAAAAATATATTGGAAATCAACATGTATTTGAGAGTAGTAACGAATAGCTTATGTGTGCAagaaacatacaaataaaaagccatATGACTGACTCATTATAAATTCagagtgatttttttatttttttgataaGCATTCAGCAACCCACTCTACCTGGCAGGTCTACAGTAATAATAGCGTCTCAGAGTCAGTCAAATTACATTTCCTCTACCAAATCCACATTGTGCGGCTTCTATTGCAGCTCCCAATACAATGGAGGTGAATatcactgttttattttgattgaTAGCTGACTGATATTGCATGATTAGTGTACATAACATTTGTCATATCTAAATATCAggaactgtttaaaaaaaagaaaagtgttgtGCTTACAATTTGTGATTCAAGAATTAAGGTTCCATGCACCATTGTTTTCTGACAGCAAGTTGTCCGATCTCTTTAGCGAACAATCCATCAAATGTGTACAACAACATTATATCAGGGATGTGATGAAGCATTTTCCTCTGATTCTTCTAGAACTGGAGGTAAGGCTCCCGCACCGGATGCTGCTGGCTGTTGGAGCATCAAAGTCAAGAGTTACGCATGTTTTAAAAACGAGCAGgaagcaattaaaaaaatacaattatttcaGAAAGTATTGCGAGTGCGACCCCACCACTTTTTGTACATTTTGATACGTCGCAATGGACTCCAAATAAGAAACATCTCAAAGATGATCAAGACAAATGGGAAGAGCACCTGagctaatttaaaaaagagcaaGGAGTCTGAATCTTTTTAAGAAGAGAGTTTATAtgatgaaggaaaaaaatagcAAAATGTGAAAAGTAGGGGTTGCTGTATGACCATTTTTGGAATGCACTCTCGGAATGTACTGATTCTAATTCTgagtctgattctgattctgagtctGATTCTgagtctgattctgattctgattctgagtctGATTCTgagtctgattctgattctgattctgatattttCGATTGAtctctggctccaatgaccacaATGTTGGGAAGAATTTCAGTGTATTTCAATGTTTTCACCCACTTAGAGCACGGAGGTCTAAGAGTGGCTGCAAATGCAAACCATGGATCACAGATTGTGAGTTATAACTACAATGGGCCTGAGAAGATGCTGGAACCTCTGGTGGTACATACCAGGTGGCTGTGGAGTCCCTGAGAGGAGATGGCATCATTGATGTTGTCTGGTTCGCTTTGAGCCGAGTCCACAACTTCATCCATTTCCTGATCTGACTTCAAAGGGAACCCTGTTTTCGGGGCCATCCtacaaaacaaacatgcatGAGCACACAGGACTGCCACATGATACATTTGCGACGTTTACTTCTGAATTGAGGGTCTAATAATAGAGGGTATCATTCAATGTTGTTAATCTGAATACAACTGGTGTGACTGCAATGGTGTTCGTGCGTCATCACCTCAACTCCTGGACGGTGAGTGTGCCGCTCTGAGGGGCATTGGAGTTGACCGGGTCTTTGAGGTGGTCGGACTGAATCTGTCTTTGCCCCTGAAACAAACTATCCTCCATCTGTAAACAACACACAGCTGTAATAAGTAACacagttcaacattttgggaaaactgCTTATGGGCCTTTATGTCAAGAGTCAGAGAAGGTCCATTCTCCTCTGGTGTCTGTTGGTTCAATATAAAGCGGGAGCCTGGAAATAGTTTAGCtagttttaaatagttttagcttagcataagtgATGAAACAGGGATAACAGCTGGTCTGACTCTGTccaaaggtaataaataaaaataaaaaatccaacAAAACTAATTCCCTTCAAATGTGAAGACATAACTACACACCGGTGGATCACAACATATCCCTTTTGAACATCGGGTGTGATAAAGTACCTGCACGGGGACGGGGTCGCGTGCCTCAGTCTGCACGCTGCCTCCTTTGTGGAGCTCCAGCAGGATGTCGTACTCACTCTTCAACTGGTCAAAGTCACCCTGCAACGTCTTCAACTGGACACCGCAGAGAAATACGAAAACTGTTAAATCttgccttctgtgtgtgtgtgtgtgtgtgtgtgtgtgtgtgtgtgtgtacctgcaggaggtcctgtttgtgtgtttgttccagGGTGTCCCAGTTGCGTCTGGGCACGACGTCCCAGTAGTCCGCCTTCATCCTGGTGAGCTCCTCCTGGGCCTTTGTCAGGTCTTTCCGACACACCTTCAGAGCCAGCTGCAGCTGCACAGGGTCCTGAGCCCCTCCTTTTTTAATATGGAAACACATTGCAGAAGAAACTTTGATACATACGAAAATGTACTGTATAGTTTAGGTATTTAGTTGAGCCTCATATTTATAAAACATCCTAACATGAAAGGCATTGTTAATTAATGTGCCGTTCCAAAGTGCTTAGTAAACTGGTAGTAAACTCATGGTACTACCACGCCTCCACCTCCTTGTTGTGTGGATAAAACATGATCAATTatgttaattagtgagctttacagGTGCCAATAGGTGAAGCTTTTTTCACTCTTCTTTGGACAAAGCCAGACTAGCTGCTTCCCCCTGTTTCCATTCTAGAAGCTAAGTGACTGCTGCTTGTATATTTTCAGTGCACAAGCTTATTTCCCAAATTCTGAAACATTTTAATCAGAATTTGTCGGCACACTAACCACAAATTGTAAATCAGCGGACAACGTTTTCAATAACATGTACTGCCTGCAACtgacaattattttcattaataACTCATGTGtccattattttctttctcctaATCAAGAAATCATTTGGTTGATAAACTGTCAGAAATTGATAGAATGTGCCCATCGCGTCAACCCCCTAAAGTGACGTCTTCAAAAGTCATTAATCTAAAACCCAAACCTATTTCATTCACAGTCTCGGAAGACAAGAGTTATCAGAGGAGGTCCATTCTACTCTACAGCAAATATTCACGTTCGTAAAAGCACGAAACAGAGATTTAATTCAAGAACAAAATGATTTAAAAGGACGAATTAAATGTTAGGAATAGTTTAGTCGATCGACTAAGTAATCGACGAATAGCTTCAGCTCTACCCGTGTTTTCATCCATGGGACGATTCCCCTTCACAGAGCCTCTCGTGAGATCATTGAGCTGCCAGATCAGCAGCTGGCGGGCATCACGCTCCTCCCGGTACTGCAGGTACTGGTTGGACAGTTCAGACTGCAGACGGTCCACctggaaaggaaaagaagacagTGGCCCCGGTATTTGAATTGAATCTCAAATAACTTTCTTTATACATTTTTGAGAGCAGAccagcaaacaaaaacaaatgaagaaTGCTTATGTCATGTACCACTGCCTGCGtggccttttctttctccctcatgACCTCAACGTCCCTCTGCAGTTGCTGCTTCTCCCTTTTCAAGGCTCCGATCTCGGCCTGCTCCTCTGCCCAGCGAGCTTGAATCCTCCTGTcacattcctctgtcgccagtcTCAGGTGGGATCGCAGTGGTTCCAGCTCTCGGATTGTATCCTGTTGATACGCTGAACAGAAGCCAAACTCAATAAAACTTCCTCTACAAAGGAAGCGGAAACGATGACTTGGGCGAATGAAAGGTAAACGAATGAGCAATGTGGAGACATACAGCACATACA
Encoded proteins:
- the tsnaxip1 gene encoding translin-associated factor X-interacting protein 1 — its product is MILSRRKTVLFVSNLESQRGSFIEFGFCSAYQQDTIRELEPLRSHLRLATEECDRRIQARWAEEQAEIGALKREKQQLQRDVEVMREKEKATQAVVDRLQSELSNQYLQYREERDARQLLIWQLNDLTRGSVKGNRPMDENTGGAQDPVQLQLALKVCRKDLTKAQEELTRMKADYWDVVPRRNWDTLEQTHKQDLLQLKTLQGDFDQLKSEYDILLELHKGGSVQTEARDPVPVQMEDSLFQGQRQIQSDHLKDPVNSNAPQSGTLTVQELRMAPKTGFPLKSDQEMDEVVDSAQSEPDNINDAISSQGLHSHLPAASGAGALPPVLEESEENASSHP